A genomic stretch from Arachis stenosperma cultivar V10309 chromosome 3, arast.V10309.gnm1.PFL2, whole genome shotgun sequence includes:
- the LOC130969461 gene encoding uncharacterized protein LOC130969461 produces MGSNKAPSWSDQWGSGGFGSDDYGDDHHNEKMDKSGSSKKMADAKAVASAGMDKAKTAALVGADKAKAAAVVSAMKVKSGTSAGLKWVKNQYQKRTSK; encoded by the coding sequence ATGGGGAGCAACAAGGCACCAAGTTGGTCTGACCAATGGGGAAGTGGTGGATTTGGGAGTGATGACTATGGTGATGATCACCATAATGAGAAGATGGACAAGAGTGGGAGCAGCAAGAAGATGGCGGATGCCAAGGCGGTAGCGTCGGCCGGGATGGACAAGGCCAAGACAGCCGCGTTGGTCGGAGCTGACAAGGCCAAGGCGGCTGCCGTGGTGAGTGCCATGAAGGTGAAGAGTGGCACCTCTGCTGGCCTCAAGTGGGTCAAGAACCAGTACCAGAAGAGGACTTCCAAGTGA